One genomic window of Polyangium aurulentum includes the following:
- a CDS encoding protein kinase domain-containing protein, giving the protein MNPCQHCGDMGHDISACPLRTSAAEMPPLAPGVVVGNSYQIEAELGRGAMGVVYRAHDVWLDRTVALKVIAPTWASSADAEPLLRKEAQALASIRNGHVVQVYAFGQHAGSYFFAMEYVHGDSLANILWAYREHGSFIPLRRALTVLERIAMGIGAVHDAGLVHRDVKPGNILIEEDTGRPVLVDFGLASHDERMRASNFSGGTPRYMPAEQAGMGINGAVVGPWSDVYAFGATAFEILAGRAPFEEEGFQKLIWAHMLTPPPPLSKFRPDLAPFNPILARALAKDPKDRYQSASDMVAALLAAADESAKDDPPLTRQRFTSIPPDGAPLRVLTVDDDPAFRKFAVKATELACRDKPYKVSAAGTGAEAIEIARHEPPDVVLLDFDMPGLDGVDTLSHLRSLPEGGRARVVVLSGRLGAQDRWRFSVLGVKDFVAKPIDLRRLVRVIEDLVSRVQSSMNEMPTQPRG; this is encoded by the coding sequence ATGAACCCCTGTCAGCACTGCGGGGACATGGGGCACGACATCTCCGCTTGCCCGCTGCGTACAAGCGCCGCCGAGATGCCCCCGCTCGCCCCTGGCGTGGTCGTCGGCAACTCCTACCAGATCGAGGCCGAGCTCGGCCGCGGCGCCATGGGCGTCGTCTACCGCGCCCACGACGTCTGGCTCGACCGCACGGTCGCCCTCAAGGTCATCGCTCCGACCTGGGCCTCGAGCGCCGACGCCGAGCCGCTCCTGCGCAAGGAAGCCCAGGCCCTCGCCTCCATCCGCAACGGCCACGTCGTGCAGGTCTACGCCTTCGGCCAGCACGCAGGCTCGTACTTCTTCGCCATGGAGTACGTGCACGGCGACAGCCTCGCCAACATCCTCTGGGCCTACCGCGAGCACGGCTCGTTCATCCCCCTGCGCCGCGCCCTCACCGTCCTCGAGCGCATCGCCATGGGCATCGGCGCCGTCCACGACGCTGGCCTCGTCCATCGCGACGTCAAGCCCGGCAACATCCTCATCGAGGAGGACACCGGCCGCCCCGTGCTCGTCGACTTCGGCCTCGCCTCGCACGACGAGCGCATGCGCGCGTCGAACTTCTCCGGCGGCACCCCGCGCTACATGCCCGCCGAGCAGGCAGGCATGGGCATCAACGGCGCCGTCGTCGGGCCCTGGAGCGACGTCTACGCCTTCGGCGCCACCGCGTTCGAGATCCTCGCCGGCCGCGCGCCCTTCGAGGAGGAGGGGTTCCAGAAGCTCATCTGGGCCCACATGCTCACGCCCCCGCCCCCGCTGTCGAAGTTCCGCCCCGACCTCGCCCCCTTCAACCCGATCCTCGCCCGCGCGCTCGCGAAGGACCCGAAGGATCGCTACCAGAGCGCCTCCGACATGGTCGCCGCGCTCCTCGCCGCCGCAGACGAGAGCGCGAAGGACGATCCGCCGCTCACGCGGCAGCGCTTCACGAGCATCCCCCCCGACGGCGCGCCCCTGCGCGTGCTCACCGTCGACGACGACCCGGCCTTCCGCAAGTTCGCGGTCAAGGCGACCGAGCTCGCGTGCAGGGACAAGCCCTACAAGGTCTCGGCCGCGGGCACGGGCGCCGAGGCCATCGAGATCGCCCGGCACGAGCCGCCGGACGTGGTGCTGCTCGACTTCGACATGCCGGGGCTCGACGGCGTCGACACGCTCTCGCACCTGCGCTCGCTACCCGAAGGAGGGCGCGCGCGCGTCGTCGTGCTCTCCGGCCGGCTCGGCGCTCAGGATCGCTGGCGCTTCTCGGTGCTCGGCGTGAAGGACTTCGTCGCCAAGCCCATCGACCTTCGAAGGCTCGTGCGCGTGATCGAGGACCTCGTCAGCCGCGTGCAGTCGAGCATGAACGAGATGCCCACCCAGCCTCGCGGCTGA
- a CDS encoding response regulator, producing MMAIAKVLLVDDEPNIRKIGELSLKKVGKWAVVLASSGSEGIELAAQERPDLILLDVMMPGLDGPATLAELKSRAETADIPVIFMTAKVQKQEVERYLAAGAVGVIPKPFDPMSLPSQIREIIAALAPP from the coding sequence CTGATGGCGATCGCCAAGGTGCTCCTCGTCGACGACGAGCCCAACATCCGCAAGATCGGCGAGCTCAGCCTCAAGAAGGTCGGCAAGTGGGCCGTCGTGCTCGCTTCGTCGGGATCCGAGGGGATCGAGCTCGCCGCGCAAGAGCGGCCCGACCTCATCCTGCTCGACGTGATGATGCCCGGCCTCGACGGCCCCGCCACGCTCGCCGAGCTGAAGAGCCGCGCCGAGACGGCCGACATCCCCGTCATCTTCATGACCGCCAAGGTCCAGAAGCAAGAGGTCGAGCGCTATCTCGCCGCAGGCGCGGTCGGCGTGATCCCGAAGCCCTTCGATCCCATGAGCCTGCCCTCGCAGATCCGCGAGATCATCGCGGCGCTCGCGCCCCCCTGA
- a CDS encoding ATP-binding protein, with amino-acid sequence MKSAPLPPDEPERLAALREAEILDTLPESAFDDLTQLAAHICGTPIALVSLIDEHRQWFKAKVGLEAPETSREVAFCAHAILQSDVFIIPDAHDDERFFDNPLVTGPPGVRFYAGAPLTTRDRRNVGTLCVIDSAPRTLDEAQRFALAALARQVAAQIDLRRANAALTRSAREAWEAKMMLDDLLESASDLVVRVDARGLILYANRSFRKATGRTAAELASFPLVELGPPELRTTGSAVLERLMRGDDVGTFVSALYTKEGQRIDIEGSASVRFEGGRVVEIQGIFRDITERRAVERMKNEFISTVSHELRTPLTSIRGALGLLEGGVLGELPEEAMEVVQIARTSTDRLVRLINDILDVEKMESGRIELKRAPIDAARLVHGTLEGLRSAGDIGVELQADVRGAHAVLGDEDRLTQVLTNLVSNATKFSPAGGKVRVHVEGTTAGSVRFSVQDQGPGIPAEDLPKLFGRFQQLDAADTRRHEGTGLGLWISKAIVEQHGGTIGVDSRVGEGSTFWFELPAEPEDDRDTQPPPSAVVLLVEADGAHARVLVVEDDPSFREVLVRQLSALGIDCVQATNGDQAVEIARVARPDLIILDVGLPRRNGFDVVATLRAEVASETPLIVYTGRDLSSADRDALRLGMTRFFTKSRTPEAEFVGYVREMLGGLLEARSQEGHASSPSDQGSGEQP; translated from the coding sequence ATGAAGAGCGCCCCTCTGCCCCCGGACGAGCCCGAGCGCCTCGCGGCCCTGCGCGAGGCCGAGATCCTCGACACCCTGCCAGAGTCGGCGTTCGACGACCTCACCCAGCTCGCCGCGCACATCTGCGGCACGCCGATCGCGCTCGTGTCGCTCATCGACGAGCACCGGCAGTGGTTCAAGGCGAAGGTCGGCCTCGAGGCCCCCGAGACGTCGCGCGAGGTGGCCTTCTGCGCGCACGCCATCCTGCAGAGCGACGTCTTCATCATCCCCGACGCCCACGACGACGAGCGCTTCTTCGACAACCCGCTCGTGACGGGGCCCCCGGGCGTGCGCTTCTACGCAGGCGCGCCGCTCACGACGCGCGACCGCAGGAACGTCGGCACGCTGTGCGTGATCGACAGCGCCCCGCGCACGCTCGACGAGGCGCAGCGGTTCGCGCTCGCGGCCCTCGCCCGCCAGGTGGCCGCGCAGATCGACCTGCGCCGCGCCAACGCCGCGCTCACCCGGTCGGCCCGCGAGGCGTGGGAGGCGAAGATGATGCTCGACGACCTGCTCGAGAGCGCGAGCGATCTGGTCGTCCGCGTCGACGCGAGGGGCCTCATCCTCTACGCGAACCGCTCCTTCCGCAAAGCCACGGGCCGCACGGCCGCCGAGCTCGCGAGCTTTCCCCTGGTCGAGCTCGGCCCTCCCGAGCTGCGCACCACCGGGAGCGCCGTGCTCGAGCGGCTCATGCGCGGCGACGACGTCGGGACGTTCGTGTCGGCGCTGTATACGAAGGAGGGCCAGCGGATCGACATCGAGGGCAGCGCGAGCGTCAGGTTCGAGGGCGGGCGCGTGGTCGAGATCCAGGGCATCTTCCGCGACATCACCGAGCGGCGCGCCGTCGAGCGGATGAAGAACGAGTTCATCTCCACCGTGTCGCACGAGCTGCGAACGCCGCTCACCTCGATCCGCGGCGCGCTCGGTCTGCTCGAGGGCGGCGTGCTCGGCGAGCTGCCCGAGGAGGCCATGGAGGTCGTGCAGATCGCGCGAACGAGCACCGACAGGCTGGTGCGCCTCATCAACGACATCCTCGACGTCGAGAAGATGGAGTCGGGCCGCATCGAGCTGAAGAGAGCGCCGATCGACGCCGCGCGCCTCGTGCACGGGACCCTCGAAGGGCTGCGCTCGGCCGGCGACATCGGCGTCGAGCTCCAGGCCGACGTGCGCGGGGCGCACGCGGTGCTCGGCGACGAGGACAGGCTCACGCAGGTGCTCACGAACCTGGTGTCGAACGCGACCAAGTTCTCGCCCGCCGGCGGCAAGGTGCGCGTGCACGTCGAGGGGACCACGGCCGGGTCCGTGCGCTTCTCCGTGCAGGACCAGGGCCCGGGCATCCCGGCCGAGGACCTGCCCAAGCTCTTCGGCCGCTTCCAGCAGCTCGACGCCGCCGATACGCGCAGGCACGAGGGCACGGGGCTCGGGCTGTGGATCTCCAAGGCGATCGTCGAGCAGCACGGGGGCACGATCGGCGTCGACAGCCGCGTGGGCGAGGGCAGCACGTTCTGGTTCGAGCTGCCCGCCGAGCCCGAGGACGACCGCGACACGCAGCCGCCGCCCTCTGCCGTGGTCCTGCTCGTGGAGGCCGACGGGGCGCACGCGCGGGTGCTCGTGGTCGAGGACGATCCGTCGTTCCGCGAGGTGCTCGTCCGGCAGCTCTCGGCGCTCGGCATCGACTGCGTGCAGGCGACGAACGGCGATCAGGCGGTCGAGATCGCGCGCGTGGCGAGGCCCGACCTCATCATCCTCGACGTGGGCCTGCCCCGGCGCAATGGCTTCGACGTGGTGGCCACGCTGCGCGCAGAGGTGGCGAGCGAGACGCCCCTCATCGTTTATACTGGGCGCGATCTTTCGTCCGCCGACAGGGATGCCTTGCGTCTCGGAATGACCAGGTTCTTCACGAAGTCACGCACGCCCGAGGCCGAGTTCGTCGGCTACGTGCGCGAGATGCTAGGAGGGCTGCTCGAGGCGCGCTCCCAGGAGGGCCATGCCTCGAGCCCGAGCGATCAGGGGAGCGGGGAGCAACCATGA
- a CDS encoding Hpt domain-containing protein, producing the protein MTTHDDDIRAAMAALRADYLTELPAQLESLRTAIDDARRGGWTKDLVRKAIKQAHMIHGTAGSYRFLEISEAAGRLEDALTGIDAGWLPPEDAWPEMQRSLDDAIKALHDADTHP; encoded by the coding sequence ATGACCACCCACGATGACGACATCCGCGCAGCCATGGCGGCGCTCCGCGCCGATTACCTGACCGAGCTACCGGCCCAGCTCGAGTCCCTCCGCACGGCGATCGACGACGCGCGCCGCGGCGGCTGGACCAAGGACCTCGTGCGCAAGGCGATCAAGCAGGCGCACATGATCCACGGCACGGCCGGCTCGTACCGCTTCCTCGAGATCAGCGAGGCGGCGGGCCGGCTCGAGGACGCGCTCACGGGGATCGACGCAGGCTGGCTGCCGCCCGAGGACGCCTGGCCCGAGATGCAGCGCTCGCTCGACGACGCGATCAAGGCGCTGCACGACGCGGACACGCACCCGTAG
- a CDS encoding VWA domain-containing protein produces MNYTISPFGRAIARHAAGLFVLLSLVLTGCGGGLNVRVINSAQKKPNNVWVFFTVDAGKDKPVGGLVAEDFKIYEDGELVSLFESKQMIQNPEVAAVMYTMLLVDMSGSITESGQADPLVDAAKAFAEKVGKTQKVGVYAFDGEEKLHSVVPFTEAQGSVEGGLEGLRTYKPKDPSTNLHGAVILALPELKKELNKDRRPLKFGTLVVFSDGTDRANRHTRKEMIEELDKEDYENYEIYAIGVGAEIGKAKLEDIGRDGTELATDQARVKEAFDKMAQRIEDHMKRFYLLSYCTPARKGDHEVTIKAISTKDPHKGSGEAEYKFNSDGFGPPPECDPKTPPAFDMKAPIDGDGGGKATGGAKAGVSVKAGASVEAK; encoded by the coding sequence TCTCTCCCTTCGGGCGGGCGATCGCCCGCCATGCCGCGGGCCTCTTCGTCCTGCTTTCGCTCGTGCTCACCGGCTGTGGCGGTGGGCTCAACGTGCGCGTGATCAACTCGGCCCAGAAGAAGCCCAACAACGTCTGGGTCTTCTTCACCGTCGACGCGGGCAAGGACAAGCCCGTCGGCGGCCTGGTGGCCGAGGACTTCAAGATCTACGAGGACGGCGAGCTCGTCTCGCTGTTCGAGAGCAAGCAGATGATCCAGAACCCCGAGGTCGCAGCCGTGATGTACACGATGCTCCTCGTGGACATGTCCGGCTCGATCACCGAGTCCGGCCAGGCCGACCCGCTCGTCGACGCCGCCAAGGCCTTCGCCGAGAAGGTCGGCAAGACGCAGAAGGTCGGCGTCTACGCCTTCGACGGCGAGGAGAAGCTCCACTCCGTCGTGCCCTTCACCGAGGCCCAGGGCTCGGTCGAAGGCGGCCTCGAAGGGCTGCGCACCTACAAGCCCAAGGACCCGTCGACGAACCTCCACGGCGCCGTGATCCTCGCGCTGCCCGAGCTCAAGAAGGAGCTCAACAAGGACCGCCGTCCGCTCAAGTTCGGCACCCTCGTCGTCTTCTCCGACGGCACCGATCGCGCCAACCGCCACACGCGCAAGGAGATGATCGAGGAGCTCGACAAGGAGGACTACGAGAACTACGAGATCTACGCGATCGGCGTCGGCGCCGAGATCGGCAAGGCGAAGCTCGAGGACATCGGCCGCGACGGCACCGAGCTCGCCACCGACCAGGCGCGCGTGAAGGAGGCCTTCGACAAGATGGCCCAGCGCATCGAAGACCACATGAAGCGCTTCTATCTGCTCTCGTACTGCACGCCCGCGCGCAAGGGCGACCACGAGGTCACGATCAAGGCGATCAGCACGAAGGATCCCCACAAGGGCTCGGGCGAGGCCGAGTACAAGTTCAACTCGGATGGCTTCGGCCCGCCCCCCGAGTGCGATCCCAAGACCCCGCCCGCCTTCGACATGAAGGCCCCCATCGACGGCGACGGCGGCGGCAAGGCCACCGGCGGCGCGAAGGCCGGCGTGAGCGTGAAGGCCGGCGCCAGCGTCGAAGCGAAGTGA